In one window of Vicia villosa cultivar HV-30 ecotype Madison, WI unplaced genomic scaffold, Vvil1.0 ctg.004122F_1_1, whole genome shotgun sequence DNA:
- the LOC131641815 gene encoding UDP-galactose transporter 1-like: MEETSVVFHWSVIRSLLSILQWWTFNVTVIIVNKWIFQKLDFKFPLTVSCVHFICSAIGAYVVIKVLKLKPLITVDPEDRWKRILPMSFVFCINIVLGNVSLRYIPVSFMQTIKSFTPATTVVLQWLVWRKYFDWRIWASLIPIVGGILLTSVTEMSFNMFGFCAALLGCLATSTKTILAESLLHGYKFDSINTVYYMAPYATMILVLPATLLEGNGVLEWLNTHPYPWSALIIIFSSGVLAFCLNFSIFYVIHSTTAVTFNVAGNLKVAVAVLVSWLIFRNPISYFNAVGCAVTLVGCTFYGYVRHLLSQQPPVPGTPRTPRTPRSKMELLPLVNDKLENKF, encoded by the exons ATGGAAGAAACCTCTGTTGTTTTCCACTGGAGCGTTATCAGATCTCTGTTATCTATCCTTCAATGGTGGACTTTCAATGTCACCGTTATCATCGTTAACAAGTGGATCTTCCAg AAATTGGATTTCAAGTTTCCCCTGACAGTATCCTGTGTCCACTTTATCTGCTCAGCCATTGGAGCATATGTGGTAATTAAGGTGCTGAAGCTTAAACCATTGATAACTGTTGACCCTGAAGATCGCTGGAAAAGAATCTTACCTATGTCATTTGTGTTCTGTATTAACATAGTGCTGGGTAATGTGAGCCTACGATACATTCCAGTTTCTTTTATGCAGACAATAAAGTCATTCACGCCTGCAACCACAG TTGTTTTGCAATGGCTAGTGTGGAGGAAGTATTTTGACTGGCGTATTTGGGCTTCTCTTATACCCATTGTTGGAGGGATTCTTCTCACATCTGTAACAGAGATGAGCTTTAATATGTTTGGATTTTGTGCTGCTTTACTTGGCTGTTTGGCTACATCTACAAAGACCATCCTTGCAGAATCTCTTCTGCATGGATACAAGTTCGACAG TATAAACACGGTTTATTACATGGCACCTTATGCAACCATGATCTTGGTGCTTCCTGCCACATTACTTGAAGGCAATGGAGTTCTGGAATGGCTTAATACTCATCCATATCCTTGGTCGGCCCTCATCATTATTTTCAGTTCAGGGGTGTTGGCTTTCTGTCTTAACTTCTCCATTTTTTACGTGATCCACTCCACCACTGCTGTAACATTTAACGTTGCTGGGAATCTTAAG GTTGCTGTTGCTGTCCTTGTTTCTTGGCTGATATTTAGGAACCCAATTTCATATTTTAATGCCGTTGGGTGTGCCGTGACTCTTGTGGGTTGTACATTCTATGGTTATGTCAGGCACTTGCTCTCCCAACAGCCACCCGTTCCAGGAACTCCTCGGACACCAAGAACCCCTCGGAGTAAGATGGAGTTGCTTCCACTTGTAAATGATAAATTAGAAAACAAGTTCTAA